One window from the genome of Kryptolebias marmoratus isolate JLee-2015 linkage group LG1, ASM164957v2, whole genome shotgun sequence encodes:
- the LOC108233661 gene encoding granzyme K-like isoform X1, which translates to MFSLRAFVAFLPWIFLLIVNWSHGSEIINGKEVRPHSLPFMALLESDQSACGGILIHPQWVLTAAHCIDMKTVQLGVHSIKNMEQEKKYRQVLNVESRFKHPKYDSCTFENDLRLLKLEKPAKLNNWVNVLKLKNIKEPAAGSICLVAGWGTTNYKIKEMSDVLMSVNVTVIDRKKCKSREYYGYKGSRFVISYNMICAGSDGKKEADTCQGDSGGPIICNEGLVGVTSFGEKCGLKYRPGVYAFLTKKQLNWIKETMKMAEI; encoded by the exons GTCATGGATCTGAGATCATCAATGGGAAAGAAGTGCGGCCAcactcgctgcctttcatggctCTGCTGGAGTCAGACCAATCAGCctgtggagggattttaattCATCCACAATGGGTCCTGACTGCTGCACACTGCATTGA TATGAAGACTGTGCAGCTCGGGGTGCACTCTATcaaaaatatggaacaagaaaaaaaatacaggcaGGTCCTGAATGTGGAGAGTCGCTTTAAACATCCTAAGTATGACAGTTGTACATTTGAAAACGACCTCAGGTTGCTCAAG cttgaaAAGCCAGCAAAGCTGAACAATTGGGTCAATGTtctcaaactgaaaaatatcaaagaaCCAGCAGCTGGATCCATATGTCTGGTGGCTGGATGGGGAACAACAAACTACAAGATTAAGGAAATGTCCGATGTTCTGATGTCCGTTAACGTGACTGTGATCGACAGAAAGAAGTGCAAGTCTCGTGAATATTATGGCTATAAAGGCTCAAGATTTGTTATCTCTTATAACATGATCTGTGCTGGTTCAGATGGCAAAAAGGAAGCAGATACCTGCCAG GGGGATTCAGGAGGGCCAATAATATGTAATGAAGGTCTGGTTGGAGTCACTTCTTTTGGTGAAAAATGTGGACTAAAATACAGGCCTGGGGTGTACGCTTTTCTCACCAAAAAACAGCTTAATTGGATCAAGGAGACAATGAAGATGGCTGAAATATAA
- the LOC112450392 gene encoding uncharacterized protein LOC112450392, whose translation MLPHRKKHRFCCMFPNETQVLQQLAVLVVCHGLAAGQVTSRYFFFQRPMIWLEAQRFCQSHYVDLAVLSTEEEYFNLLDAIPATNSFWLGLQRQGFSRAWKWVSGEELSYKHWFKMNNEGLCASLEAMLATEEKLLGRLCDELHMIVCQGPVSPQSVTVDSVSSSHVILRWNISAFMQMTPHSYNITICHCDCKTFFYYYNSSSSFMSVNIFNLTAATEYFIQISAVVVPLKSVSNGKTILQDNPAIVQVKTDSKPRKIILLKLLRLVFLAPPLWILYRLLKKDAFTDEIQGRFSAQDTAADLFC comes from the exons ATGTTACCTCACAGGAAAAAGCACAGATTCTGCTGTATGTTCCCCAATGAGAcgcaggttctgcagcagctggctgttCTAG TGGTTTGCCATGGCTTAGCAGCAGGCCAGGTTACCTCACGTTACTTCTTCTTTCAAAGACCCATGATCTGGCTCGAAGCTCAGAGGTTTTGCCAAAGCCACTATGTGGACCTTGCTGTTCTGAGCACAGAAGAGGAATATTTTAACCTCCTTGATGCCATTCCTGCAACTAACAGCTTTTGGCTCGGACTGCAGCGGCAGGGCTTCAGCAGAGCCTGGAAGTGGGTCAGTGGGGAAGAGCTGAGTTACAAACATTGGTTCAAGATGAACAACGAAGGCCTCTGCGCGAGTTTGGAGGCCATGTTGGCGACAGAGGAGAAGCTGCTGGGTCGTCTCTGTGATGAGCTGCACATGATTGTCTGTCAGG GTCCTGTTTCCCCACAGTCAGTGACGGTGGACTCAGTGAGCAGCAGTCATGTGATCCTCCGCTGGAACATCTCCGCATTTATGCAGATGACGCCACACAGCTACAACATCACAATATGTCACTGTGATTGTAAAACCTTCTTCTATTACTATAACTCCAGCTCTTCCTTCATGAGCGTCAATATTTTCAACCTAACTGCAGCTACAGAGTACTTTATACAGATTTCTGCTGTCGTTGTTCCACTGAAGAGTGTGAGCAACGGAAAAACTATCCTTCAAGATAATCCTGCAATAGTACAAGTTAAAACAG ACTCCAAGCCTCGAAAAATCATCTTGTTGAAGTTGCTCAGACTTGTGTTTTTGGCTCCTCCATTGTGGATTCTTTAtcgtttattaaaaaaag atgCCTTCACAGATGAGATTCAAGGCAGATTTTCAGCTCAGGATACAGCTGCTGACCTGTTCTGTTAG
- the LOC108233667 gene encoding amphiregulin-like: MNLLVIIYLLCIVVCSALDAQGSEATYSAELARGTGGLASGEGLVSSLIDDDELEVDKEHSGGHHEHVLIHGQHANKDEKKKRKGKSRSKNRQTRKFTTPQNPEHTLITRRYNSTVSITPNPCTSTHVDYCIHGDCKYIEGLQEPVCVCMKDFVGERCEIQTLGSVKPNLSSNTELVQTVLVVIAVVLSVISCCAVLLMTCAHYRSHKNFLASYLGTGSEQEKLQKPMGDIVV, translated from the exons ATGAACCTCCTCGTCATCATTTATCTGCTGTGCATCG ttgtcTGCAGTGCTCTGGATGCTCAGGGATCTGAGGCCACCTACTCAGCTGAGCTAGCCAGAGGGACGGGCGGTTTGGCCTCCGGGGAGGGCCTTGTGAGTTCGCTGATCGACGATGATGAGCTGGAAGTAGATAAGGAGCATTCAGGAGGACACCATGAACATGTCCTCATCCATG gCCAGCATGCTAACAAagatgagaagaagaagaggaaaggcaaAAGCAGGAGCAAGAACAGACAGACGCGCAAATTCACAACTCCTCAGAACCCCGAGCACACGCTCATCACCAGAAGGTACAACTCCACGGTCAGCATTACCCCGAACCCCTGCACCTCCACCCATGTGGACTACTGCATCCACGGAGACTGCAAGTACATCGAGGGCCTGCAggagccagtgtgtgt ATGCATGAAGGATTTTGTCGGAGAGCGCTGTGAGATCCAAACTCTGGGCTCCGTCAAGCCTAACCTGAGCTCCAACACCGAGCTGGTGCAGACGGTTTTGGTTGTCATTGCCGTTGTGCTGTCCGTCATCAGCTGCTGTGCCGTCCTGCTCATGACCTGTGCTCA TTACAGGTCACATAAAAACTTTCTGGCGTCCTATCTTGGAACTGGGTCAGAGCAGGAGAAACTTCAAAAACCCATGGGCGACATTGTGGTGTGA
- the LOC108233663 gene encoding granzyme A-like yields MFALRGFVAFILCAFLLVNSSHGSEIINGKEVRPHSLPFMALLETNEPECGGILIHPQWVLTAAHCTDIKTVQLGVHSIKEKKKENQYRQVRKVKKLLPHPCYDNDEKVNDLMLLKLDKPAKQTKWVSILKLNNNIKEPAAGSICLVAGWGKTNNLQKNMSDVLMSVNVTVIDRIKCNSPEYYNFNPVISKSMICAGSDGKNVADTCKGDSGGPIICNRVLVGVTSFGVRCGIKTKPGVYSFLTEKQLNWIKKTMKKAEI; encoded by the exons ATGTTCGCTCTGAGGGGCTTTGTTGCTTTCATCCTCTGTGCATTTCTACTTGTCAACTCAA GTCATGGATCTGAGATCATCAATGGGAAAGAAGTGCGGCCAcactcgctgcctttcatggctCTGCTGGAGACAAACGAACCAGAatgtggagggattttaattCATCCACAATGGGTCCTGACTGCTGCACACTGCACTGA TATTAAAACTGTGCAGCTGGGGGTGCACtccattaaagaaaagaaaaaagaaaaccaatacAGGCAGGTCCGAAAGGTGAAGAAACTACTTCCTCATCCCTGCTATGACAACGATGAAAAGGTCAATGACCTCATGTTGCTCAAG CTCGATAAACCGGCAAAGCAAACTAAGTGGGTCAGTATTCTCAAGCTGAATAATAATATCAAAGAACCAGCAGCTGGATCCATCTGTCTGGTGGCTGGatgggggaaaacaaacaacttgcaaaaaaacatgtctgatgTCCTGATGTCCGTCAACGTGACTGTGATCGACAGAATAAAGTGCAACTCTCCTGAATATTATAACTTCAACCCGGTTATCTCTAAGAGCATGATCTGTGCTGGTTCAGATGGTAAAAATGTTGCAGATACATGCAAG GGGGATTCAGGAGGGCCAATAATATGTAACAGAGTTCTGGTTGGAGTCACTTCTTTTGGGGTAAGGTGTGGAATAAAAACCAAGCCTGGGGTGTACTCTTTTCTCACAGAAAAACAGCTCAACTGGATCAAGAAGACAATGAAGAAGGCTGAAATATAA
- the LOC108233661 gene encoding granzyme K-like isoform X2, translating to MFALRGFVAFILCAFLLVNSSHGSEIINGKEVRPHSLPFMALLESDQSACGGILIHPQWVLTAAHCIDMKTVQLGVHSIKNMEQEKKYRQVLNVESRFKHPKYDSCTFENDLRLLKLEKPAKLNNWVNVLKLKNIKEPAAGSICLVAGWGTTNYKIKEMSDVLMSVNVTVIDRKKCKSREYYGYKGSRFVISYNMICAGSDGKKEADTCQGDSGGPIICNEGLVGVTSFGEKCGLKYRPGVYAFLTKKQLNWIKETMKMAEI from the exons ATGTTCGCTCTGAGGGGCTTTGTTGCTTTCATCCTCTGTGCATTTCTACTTGTCAACTCAA GTCATGGATCTGAGATCATCAATGGGAAAGAAGTGCGGCCAcactcgctgcctttcatggctCTGCTGGAGTCAGACCAATCAGCctgtggagggattttaattCATCCACAATGGGTCCTGACTGCTGCACACTGCATTGA TATGAAGACTGTGCAGCTCGGGGTGCACTCTATcaaaaatatggaacaagaaaaaaaatacaggcaGGTCCTGAATGTGGAGAGTCGCTTTAAACATCCTAAGTATGACAGTTGTACATTTGAAAACGACCTCAGGTTGCTCAAG cttgaaAAGCCAGCAAAGCTGAACAATTGGGTCAATGTtctcaaactgaaaaatatcaaagaaCCAGCAGCTGGATCCATATGTCTGGTGGCTGGATGGGGAACAACAAACTACAAGATTAAGGAAATGTCCGATGTTCTGATGTCCGTTAACGTGACTGTGATCGACAGAAAGAAGTGCAAGTCTCGTGAATATTATGGCTATAAAGGCTCAAGATTTGTTATCTCTTATAACATGATCTGTGCTGGTTCAGATGGCAAAAAGGAAGCAGATACCTGCCAG GGGGATTCAGGAGGGCCAATAATATGTAATGAAGGTCTGGTTGGAGTCACTTCTTTTGGTGAAAAATGTGGACTAAAATACAGGCCTGGGGTGTACGCTTTTCTCACCAAAAAACAGCTTAATTGGATCAAGGAGACAATGAAGATGGCTGAAATATAA